The following coding sequences lie in one Mesorhizobium sp. NZP2298 genomic window:
- a CDS encoding ABC transporter substrate-binding protein yields MKSSLKMALGLASAVVASTAVSNVAHAEDLTLCWAAWDPANALVELSKDFTKETGIGMKFEFVPWTNYADRFLNELNSHGKLCDLIIGDSQWIGGAAENGHYVKLNDFFDKEKISMDDFVPATVVGYSEWPKNTPNYWALPAMGDVVGWTYRKDWFSKPELQKEFKEKYGWDLGPPTTFDQLKQIAEFFQKRQIDGKTVYGASIYTERGSEGITMGAMDVLYSYGFQYENPKKPYEMEGFVNSADSVKGLEFYKSLYDCCTPPGASNSYMGEGVDAFKSGQVAMHMNFAFTWPGLQKDENVGGDKIGYFVNPKGPGGAQFAQLGGQGISVVSYSDKQESALKYIKWFANKDVQAKWWSLGGYSCLNAVVKDPKFPASQPYAQTFLDSMAIVKDFWAEPSYAPLLQASQKRFHDYVVAGQGSAKDALDGLVKDWTQVFQDDGKM; encoded by the coding sequence ATGAAATCGAGCTTGAAAATGGCGTTGGGACTGGCCTCGGCGGTGGTTGCGTCGACAGCTGTCTCGAACGTCGCGCACGCTGAAGACCTGACGTTGTGCTGGGCCGCATGGGACCCGGCAAACGCGCTTGTCGAACTGTCCAAGGATTTCACCAAGGAAACCGGCATCGGCATGAAATTCGAATTCGTGCCGTGGACCAACTATGCCGACCGCTTCCTCAACGAGCTGAACTCGCACGGCAAATTGTGCGACCTGATCATCGGCGACAGCCAGTGGATCGGCGGCGCGGCCGAGAACGGCCACTACGTCAAGCTGAACGACTTCTTCGACAAGGAGAAGATCAGCATGGACGACTTCGTGCCGGCAACGGTCGTCGGTTACTCCGAATGGCCGAAGAACACGCCGAACTACTGGGCGCTGCCGGCCATGGGCGACGTCGTCGGCTGGACCTATCGCAAGGACTGGTTCTCCAAGCCCGAGCTGCAGAAGGAATTCAAGGAAAAGTATGGCTGGGATCTCGGCCCACCCACCACCTTCGACCAGTTGAAGCAGATCGCCGAATTCTTCCAGAAGCGGCAGATCGACGGCAAGACCGTCTATGGCGCCTCGATCTACACCGAGCGTGGTTCGGAAGGCATCACCATGGGCGCCATGGACGTGCTCTACAGCTACGGCTTCCAGTATGAGAACCCGAAGAAGCCCTACGAGATGGAAGGCTTCGTCAATTCGGCCGACTCGGTCAAAGGACTGGAATTCTACAAGTCGCTTTACGACTGCTGCACCCCTCCGGGCGCATCGAACAGCTACATGGGTGAAGGCGTCGATGCCTTCAAATCCGGTCAGGTGGCGATGCACATGAACTTCGCCTTCACCTGGCCAGGCCTGCAGAAGGACGAGAATGTCGGCGGCGACAAGATCGGCTATTTCGTCAATCCCAAGGGTCCCGGCGGCGCCCAGTTCGCGCAGCTTGGCGGCCAGGGCATTTCGGTGGTGTCCTATTCCGACAAGCAGGAATCGGCGCTGAAGTACATCAAGTGGTTCGCCAACAAGGATGTGCAGGCCAAGTGGTGGTCCCTCGGCGGCTATTCCTGCTTGAACGCCGTGGTGAAGGATCCGAAGTTCCCGGCCAGCCAGCCCTATGCGCAGACCTTCCTCGACTCGATGGCCATCGTGAAGGATTTCTGGGCCGAGCCAAGCTACGCGCCGCTGCTGCAGGCCTCGCAGAAGCGCTTCCATGACTATGTCGTTGCCGGCCAGGGCTCCGCCAAGGATGCGCTCGACGGCCTGGTCAAGGACTGGACCCAGGTCTTCCAGGACGATGGCAAAATGTAA
- a CDS encoding carbohydrate ABC transporter permease has translation MLNRTAENVARATPEPLARKVRGISDKGLAWLFISPTILLLLAINIFPLFWAIYLSFTNYRANRPNEVVKNLGFANYQRILGDQDIWIAMQTTAHFVFWTILLQTLIGFTLAWLIDRKFRGHAFWTTLILVPMMLSPAVVGNFWRFLYEPQIGLFSYVISFVSGIPPTSIQMLSNVSLAPWSIIIVDTWMWTPYVMLICLAGLRSIPEYIYEAAEVDRASNWRQFWSITLPMALPFIMLAVLFRGIENFKMFDMVNLLTGGGPGSTTEVASITLKRQAFESWRTGYSSAFAIILFVAVFGLANIYVKALNKVKQR, from the coding sequence ATGCTCAATCGGACCGCGGAGAACGTTGCCCGGGCGACCCCGGAACCGTTGGCCCGCAAGGTCCGTGGCATCAGCGACAAGGGCCTCGCCTGGCTGTTCATCTCGCCGACGATCCTGTTGCTGCTGGCCATCAACATCTTCCCGCTGTTCTGGGCGATCTATCTGTCGTTCACCAATTACCGGGCCAACCGGCCGAACGAGGTGGTGAAGAACCTCGGCTTTGCCAACTACCAGCGCATTCTCGGCGACCAGGACATCTGGATCGCCATGCAGACGACGGCGCATTTCGTGTTCTGGACCATCCTGTTGCAGACGCTGATCGGCTTCACGCTGGCCTGGCTGATCGACCGGAAGTTCCGTGGCCACGCCTTCTGGACGACGCTGATCCTGGTGCCGATGATGCTGTCGCCGGCGGTGGTCGGCAATTTCTGGCGCTTCCTCTACGAGCCGCAGATCGGCCTGTTCTCTTATGTCATCTCCTTCGTCAGCGGTATTCCACCGACAAGCATACAGATGCTCTCCAATGTCTCGCTGGCGCCGTGGTCGATCATCATCGTCGACACCTGGATGTGGACGCCCTACGTGATGCTGATCTGCCTCGCCGGCCTGCGCTCCATCCCTGAATACATCTACGAGGCGGCCGAGGTCGACCGCGCCTCCAACTGGCGGCAGTTCTGGTCGATCACGCTGCCGATGGCGCTGCCCTTCATCATGCTGGCGGTGCTGTTTCGCGGCATCGAGAACTTCAAGATGTTCGACATGGTCAATCTCTTGACCGGCGGCGGGCCGGGGTCGACCACCGAGGTCGCCTCGATCACGCTGAAGCGGCAGGCTTTCGAGAGCTGGCGTACCGGCTATTCCTCGGCTTTCGCCATCATCCTGTTCGTGGCGGTGTTCGGCCTCGCCAACATCTACGTCAAGGCGCTCAACAAGGTGAAGCAGAGATGA
- a CDS encoding carbohydrate ABC transporter permease, protein MSLTTAHSVVAPSANSKRIAGAIIIAYALISIVPLLWIFATSFKTPPDSIAYPPKLLFQPSLEGYCNLFTTRTRQTPEYINSLGPATGFCDETTRKRNMVIAGPSNFLPRFVNSLIIAFGSTFCAVFLGTLSAYGFSRFKVPLADDLLFFILSTRFMPPIAVAIPIYLMYRELGLSDTALGMILLYTAVNVSLAVWLLKGFIDEIPREYEEAAMIDGYTRLQAFWRTVLPQATTGIAATAIFCLIFAWNEYAFAALLTSGTAQTAPPFIPTIIGEGGQDWPAVAAGTTIFLVPILVFTILLRKQLLRGITFGAVRK, encoded by the coding sequence ATGAGCCTGACCACAGCCCATTCGGTCGTCGCCCCCTCGGCCAACTCGAAGCGCATCGCCGGCGCGATCATCATCGCCTATGCGCTGATCTCGATCGTGCCGCTGTTGTGGATCTTCGCCACCAGCTTCAAGACGCCGCCGGATTCGATCGCCTATCCGCCGAAGCTGCTGTTCCAGCCGAGCCTCGAAGGCTACTGCAATCTGTTCACGACGCGGACGCGGCAGACGCCGGAATACATCAACTCGCTGGGCCCGGCGACCGGCTTCTGCGACGAGACCACGCGCAAGCGCAACATGGTGATCGCCGGCCCATCCAACTTCCTGCCCCGCTTCGTCAATTCGTTGATCATCGCCTTCGGCTCGACCTTCTGTGCGGTCTTTCTCGGCACGCTGTCGGCCTATGGCTTCTCGCGCTTCAAGGTGCCGCTCGCCGACGACCTCCTGTTCTTCATCCTGTCGACGCGCTTCATGCCGCCGATCGCGGTCGCGATTCCCATCTACCTGATGTACCGCGAGCTTGGCCTGTCGGACACGGCGCTTGGCATGATCCTGCTCTACACGGCGGTCAACGTGTCGCTGGCGGTATGGCTGTTGAAAGGCTTCATCGACGAGATCCCGCGCGAATATGAAGAGGCGGCGATGATCGACGGCTACACGCGGCTGCAGGCATTCTGGCGCACCGTGCTGCCGCAGGCGACGACCGGCATTGCCGCGACCGCCATCTTCTGCCTGATCTTCGCCTGGAACGAATATGCCTTCGCCGCACTGCTGACATCGGGCACGGCGCAGACCGCGCCGCCCTTCATCCCGACCATCATCGGCGAAGGCGGCCAGGACTGGCCGGCGGTGGCGGCCGGCACGACCATCTTCCTGGTGCCTATCCTGGTTTTCACCATCCTGCTTCGCAAGCAATTGCTGCGCGGCATCACCTTCGGCGCGGTGCGCAAATGA
- a CDS encoding ABC transporter ATP-binding protein, with the protein MAEIRVQHLRKAFGDFVAVQDSNFVVEDGEFFVMLGPSGCGKTTTLRMIAGLELPTGGQILLGGDDVTMLRARERDIAFVFQLFALYPHMNVRKNIGFPLLAQGMPSAEIRSRVEETAKLLRIDHLLNKSVSGLAGGDRQRVALGRAIVRRPKCFLMDEPLGTLDTEFRDLMVHELRELHNRIHATTVYVTHDQMEAMSMADKIAVMNHGVIEQFGSPREIYDRPATMFVADFIGSPPMNFLGFGGGLAKGTKEIVVQGAKVTVPEVREDIAPADMALGIRPEHIRFDDASKLRGAIYGTEYLGTTQIVAVETADGIIKARVPAEIRLNAGDHVGLALNSARLSLFDKDSGRAVRTAIHDTASQGRAQHG; encoded by the coding sequence ATGGCCGAAATTCGCGTCCAGCACCTGAGAAAGGCCTTCGGCGATTTCGTCGCCGTGCAGGATTCCAACTTCGTCGTCGAGGATGGCGAGTTCTTCGTCATGCTTGGGCCGTCGGGCTGCGGCAAAACGACGACCTTGCGCATGATTGCAGGGTTGGAACTGCCGACTGGCGGCCAGATCCTCCTCGGCGGCGACGACGTCACCATGCTGCGGGCACGCGAGCGCGACATCGCCTTCGTCTTCCAGCTGTTCGCGCTCTATCCGCACATGAATGTGCGCAAGAACATCGGCTTTCCGCTGCTGGCACAAGGCATGCCGTCGGCCGAAATTCGCAGCCGCGTCGAGGAGACGGCAAAGCTCCTGCGCATCGACCATCTGCTCAACAAATCCGTTTCCGGCCTTGCCGGCGGCGACCGCCAGCGCGTGGCGCTCGGCCGCGCCATCGTGCGGCGGCCGAAGTGCTTCCTGATGGACGAGCCGCTCGGCACGCTCGACACGGAATTCCGCGACCTGATGGTCCATGAATTGCGCGAACTGCACAACCGCATCCACGCCACCACGGTGTATGTCACGCATGACCAGATGGAGGCGATGTCGATGGCCGACAAGATCGCTGTCATGAACCACGGCGTCATCGAGCAGTTCGGCAGTCCGCGCGAAATCTACGACCGACCGGCAACCATGTTCGTCGCCGACTTCATCGGCTCGCCGCCGATGAACTTTCTGGGCTTCGGCGGCGGGCTCGCCAAGGGCACCAAGGAAATCGTCGTCCAGGGTGCGAAGGTCACGGTACCGGAAGTGCGCGAGGACATTGCGCCAGCCGACATGGCGCTCGGCATCCGGCCTGAACACATCCGCTTCGACGATGCCTCGAAACTGCGCGGCGCCATCTACGGCACTGAATATCTCGGCACCACCCAGATCGTCGCGGTGGAAACGGCGGACGGCATCATCAAGGCGCGCGTGCCAGCCGAAATCCGGCTCAACGCCGGCGATCATGTCGGCCTGGCCTTGAACAGCGCGCGGCTGTCGCTGTTCGACAAGGACTCCGGCCGGGCGGTGAGAACCGCGATCCACGATACCGCCTCTCAGGGGAGAGCGCAGCATGGCTGA
- a CDS encoding ABC transporter ATP-binding protein, translating into MADVHIKNVTKSFGEHVAVDGLDLHIADGEFVVLLGPTGAGKTTTLRLIAGLERPDSGTIEIGGHNATTLSPAERDTAFVFQQYSLYPHLSVYDNLAFPLRSPARKIPEDQIRRRVEEVAKMVRIHHKLANRSTKLSGGEMQRVAIGRALVRKPAIYLMDEPLSSLDAKLRADLRLELKRIQSELGATMLYVTHDQIEAMTMADRIGILADGVLVQIGTPRTIYSEPANLHVAARLGQPAINLLPTGLLPDGGAPAGTKTIGARTEHLTIEKAMNGHADGVVDWVEHLGDQNHLHVTVGPKKLVTLTDPDTDLAQGDKVMIRYRSPLYFGADGQRLM; encoded by the coding sequence ATGGCTGACGTGCATATCAAGAACGTGACCAAGAGCTTCGGCGAACATGTCGCCGTCGACGGTCTCGACCTGCACATCGCCGATGGCGAATTCGTCGTGCTGCTCGGACCGACCGGAGCCGGCAAGACGACGACGCTGCGGCTGATCGCCGGGTTGGAGCGGCCGGACAGCGGCACGATCGAGATCGGCGGCCACAATGCGACGACACTGTCGCCGGCAGAGCGCGACACGGCCTTTGTGTTCCAACAATACTCGCTCTATCCGCATCTGTCGGTCTACGACAATCTCGCCTTCCCGCTGCGCTCGCCGGCGCGAAAGATACCGGAAGACCAGATCCGCCGGCGGGTCGAGGAAGTGGCGAAGATGGTGCGCATCCATCACAAGCTCGCCAACCGCTCAACCAAGCTGTCGGGCGGCGAAATGCAGCGCGTCGCCATAGGCCGCGCGCTGGTGCGCAAGCCGGCCATCTATCTGATGGACGAACCGCTGTCGTCGCTCGACGCCAAGCTGCGGGCGGATCTGCGGCTCGAGCTGAAGCGCATCCAGTCCGAGCTCGGCGCCACCATGCTCTATGTCACGCACGATCAGATCGAGGCGATGACCATGGCCGACCGCATCGGCATCCTCGCCGACGGCGTTCTGGTGCAGATCGGCACGCCAAGGACGATCTATTCGGAGCCCGCGAACCTGCATGTCGCGGCAAGGCTCGGCCAGCCGGCGATCAATCTTCTGCCGACCGGCTTGCTGCCCGATGGCGGCGCTCCGGCGGGCACCAAGACGATCGGCGCGCGCACCGAACATCTGACGATCGAAAAGGCCATGAATGGCCATGCCGACGGCGTCGTCGACTGGGTCGAGCATCTCGGCGACCAGAACCATCTGCATGTGACGGTGGGGCCAAAGAAACTGGTGACGCTGACCGATCCGGACACCGATCTGGCGCAAGGCGACAAGGTTATGATCCGCTATCGCTCGCCGCTCTATTTCGGCGCCGACGGACAACGGTTGATGTGA